The following is a genomic window from Nitrosomonas communis.
ATACCCGACCGCAATACAACAATTTCTTCCTTGGCGCCTGGAACAGCCCCTTTTACATGAATGAGCTCTCTATCCATATCTATACGCAAAATCTCAAGATTCTGAATTGTACATTTTTCACCACCCAGTCTTCCTGACATTTTTTTTCCTGGGAACACACGCCCTGGATCCTGTGCCATACCAATCGAACCGGGAACGTTATGCGATCTTGAATTCCCGTGACTCGCTCTGTTTGAGGAAAAGTTATGCCGTTTAATTGTTCCAGCGTATCCTTTGCCTATACTTTTACTGGTTACATCTACAATCTGGCCGACCTGAAACATGTTCAATTCAAGCTTCATTCCTGCCTTAACTTCATTTAGCTCGTCTGCGTTTACACGAAATTCTTTAATAACACGCCCAGCTTCCACTCCAGCATTTGCAAAGTGTCCCTGAGCCGGTTTACTTAACCGATTAGCATGCTGTATTCCAAAAGTTACTTGCAATGCATTGTAACCATCAGTCTCAAATTTTTTAATCTGAGTAATACGATTATTCGATACATCCAGCACCGTTACAGGAAAGCTATCTCCATTATCAGTAAAAATCCTGGTCATACCTACTTTTTTACCGATTAAACCTATGCTCATTAATTTATTCCTTTGCAAACATCTTCGTTAAAAGCTAGCACTAACTTTATGCTCAACATTACTTTTATAAAGTTACAACTTGATCTCCACATCAACACCAGCGGGCAAATCAAGCTTCATCAAAGCATCGACTGTTTTATCCGTCGGATCTAAAATGTCCATCAAGCGTAAAT
Proteins encoded in this region:
- the rplC gene encoding 50S ribosomal protein L3, translated to MSIGLIGKKVGMTRIFTDNGDSFPVTVLDVSNNRITQIKKFETDGYNALQVTFGIQHANRLSKPAQGHFANAGVEAGRVIKEFRVNADELNEVKAGMKLELNMFQVGQIVDVTSKSIGKGYAGTIKRHNFSSNRASHGNSRSHNVPGSIGMAQDPGRVFPGKKMSGRLGGEKCTIQNLEILRIDMDRELIHVKGAVPGAKEEIVVLRSGIKSKPKNK